In Vagococcus hydrophili, one DNA window encodes the following:
- a CDS encoding DUF916 and DUF3324 domain-containing protein, giving the protein MKKNKKWLWVIIGLVLIFVTGNTSQAEESESDIGYHIQAMIPKNQLDKEKSYFDLRMKPGEKQTIEFAISNTSEEESEYEVAVNQAYTNAQGFIDYSEPKKSKLVKYAIEDIAEVEKSVKVAPRSVKKVPIKLTMPKESFDGQILSGIQVIKKGKKESSKITNSYGYVLGLKLTETDKAVKRDIKLKKIEPAVSFGKTSVVVELENPTMDSIGHLKYDVKITDEKTEETIKETTYGGDMQMAPTSSYRLAIDWDNKSLKKGNYKLHLIVSDAKDNKWEFNEKFEITSEDAKKVNDLTVTEDNQKDFPYLWIIIGVIVLVLVIGIIIYVRKKKNSANNKKSKSKKKKKKSSK; this is encoded by the coding sequence ATGAAAAAAAATAAAAAATGGTTATGGGTCATTATTGGGCTAGTGTTAATCTTTGTAACTGGAAACACTTCTCAAGCAGAAGAATCAGAATCGGATATTGGTTACCATATCCAAGCGATGATACCTAAAAATCAATTGGATAAAGAAAAAAGTTATTTTGATTTGAGAATGAAACCAGGAGAAAAACAAACAATCGAATTTGCGATTAGTAATACGTCTGAAGAAGAGTCTGAATATGAAGTCGCTGTTAATCAAGCCTACACAAATGCTCAAGGATTTATCGATTACAGTGAGCCTAAAAAAAGTAAATTAGTAAAGTATGCCATTGAAGATATTGCTGAAGTAGAAAAGAGTGTCAAAGTAGCTCCTAGATCAGTAAAAAAAGTACCAATAAAATTAACGATGCCAAAAGAAAGCTTTGACGGTCAGATTCTTTCAGGAATTCAAGTGATCAAAAAAGGCAAAAAAGAATCAAGTAAAATTACTAATAGCTATGGTTATGTTCTAGGATTAAAATTAACAGAAACGGATAAAGCAGTTAAAAGAGATATTAAGTTAAAAAAAATTGAACCAGCTGTTTCTTTTGGAAAAACCAGTGTCGTTGTAGAACTTGAAAATCCTACAATGGATTCAATTGGACACTTAAAGTATGACGTGAAAATTACAGATGAGAAGACTGAAGAAACCATTAAAGAGACGACTTACGGCGGAGATATGCAAATGGCACCGACCTCCTCTTATCGTTTAGCAATCGATTGGGATAACAAGTCATTGAAAAAAGGAAACTATAAGCTACATTTAATTGTTTCGGATGCCAAGGATAATAAATGGGAATTCAATGAAAAATTTGAAATTACTAGTGAGGATGCTAAAAAAGTCAATGATCTAACGGTAACAGAAGACAATCAGAAAGATTTCCCATATCTATGGATTATCATAGGTGTAATAGTATTAGTGCTAGTGATTGGCATAATTATTTACGTAAGAAAGAAAAAGAATTCTGCTAACAATAAGAAATCAAAATCTAAGAAAAAGAAGAAAAAAAGTAGTAAGTAA
- a CDS encoding WxL domain-containing protein has protein sequence MKAKKIVSISLLSMTVLGLGAATTHAAPLVGQEKETKTQVTIQDEVDPTDPLDPTDPDQKHLTLEKVPANYDFTSKLQNKNYALSAVLDSENTIEVFNDRVSREWSVKANVKGDEITVGESANKLPITSFKINDIEIAKTGANGIVAKNAEGMTAENNTGSLKTAVNKVNIDFSDASNVLKVNDKINGTIQYKLYNTATAE, from the coding sequence ATGAAAGCAAAAAAAATAGTAAGTATTAGTTTATTAAGTATGACAGTTTTAGGATTAGGAGCAGCAACTACTCATGCAGCACCTCTTGTCGGTCAAGAAAAAGAAACAAAAACTCAAGTAACAATCCAAGATGAAGTTGATCCAACAGATCCACTTGATCCAACAGATCCAGATCAAAAACACTTAACATTAGAAAAAGTACCAGCTAATTATGATTTTACAAGTAAGCTACAAAATAAAAACTATGCTTTAAGTGCAGTTTTAGATAGCGAAAATACAATTGAAGTATTCAACGATCGTGTTTCACGCGAATGGTCAGTAAAAGCCAACGTAAAAGGTGATGAAATTACTGTGGGTGAAAGTGCTAATAAACTACCAATCACTTCATTCAAAATTAATGACATTGAAATCGCCAAAACTGGTGCAAATGGTATCGTTGCTAAAAATGCTGAGGGTATGACAGCTGAAAACAACACGGGTTCATTAAAAACAGCAGTAAATAAAGTTAACATTGATTTTTCAGATGCAAGTAACGTCTTAAAAGTAAATGATAAAATCAACGGTACAATTCAATATAAATTATATAACACAGCTACAGCAGAATAG
- a CDS encoding LPXTG cell wall anchor domain-containing protein: MKNFNVLLKNIGLATLLVCLFVSVKVSASEDDNYDRNELPVTFEIKENTDNEKKPVIEGKRFLPKTNEQVDRYLFFEGFIFLSLASVLWLRKKKVPSE; this comes from the coding sequence ATGAAGAATTTTAACGTGTTATTAAAAAATATTGGATTAGCTACTTTACTAGTTTGTTTATTTGTATCGGTCAAAGTTAGTGCGTCAGAAGATGATAATTATGACCGAAATGAATTACCTGTGACTTTTGAAATAAAGGAAAACACAGATAATGAAAAGAAACCAGTAATTGAAGGAAAACGTTTCTTACCAAAAACCAATGAGCAAGTAGATAGGTATTTATTTTTTGAAGGATTTATATTTCTATCTCTAGCTAGTGTGTTGTGGTTAAGAAAAAAGAAGGTGCCAAGTGAATAA
- a CDS encoding lectin-like domain-containing protein produces MILRKNYLYLMVTMSIFLVSFGMSGKSYADSGLNEIPGGAITVDNFFAPPNGTGVRIKKTNDSSNNSVPYSIVSISGTNNWMSIWSNDRSKMDFSRDFEGRMYINFGKGGSDGIAFVMHNDRTKTRALTGAQTSADGQNMGVYGSAKSQKGTPFIGTDTFPYTKAVQNSVAIEFDLYQNTNDTNAFDINVFSQPHVAYTYPGDSKEGYQPMDSKLSDINEWFYGGFGGMVKSEAMGRVIHRDDRNMNDGVVTNNITDGTWYEFRYRFNRAARNFDYCFVNPTTKKRSEITTIKLSNLDAKLKLSENNQKAYWGFTGANGINGGEIKVAFTQPPVELFGHLSSHVYNKDNQLVSLNEDASEAEIKAANYVKSGDTFKVSSEFNIGAIERPITVDSWETSLDPKIVDISESDIVKNPTITKSDGTKYSVTVKEKTARNGKIKFKLDKPLKITASDKFTLSYETKVNKAIKDDYLANVESSVFIVEEGTTIVDTISAKTKLFMVKKGNTPTKLSWELDKEVKQKNEFRDKVELDKDNYSIPFYYKDPDQNDRIKIDVLKDNKKIASTDMFTTTGENKYLKKTIDVPTAELNYGSNQLVLKVYEVDQAGNLSEVMDQLELEIKLTGSLVFKEAPELLSWTKMIPYETKGVLSRDKANKMKLSVSDSREEKNKSWSIRAKTENTSRETVPFDFVWKDNASSDIQRLGAESRIVMNQDSIKPANYLYTKEWQSDMGLLLESHDYLPIKNYSEKVKIVWQLFDTESPE; encoded by the coding sequence ATGATTCTAAGGAAAAACTATTTGTACTTAATGGTAACTATGTCCATATTTCTCGTCAGTTTTGGAATGAGCGGAAAAAGTTATGCAGATAGTGGTCTAAATGAAATTCCTGGTGGCGCCATTACAGTTGATAATTTTTTTGCCCCACCTAATGGCACTGGTGTGAGAATCAAAAAAACTAATGATTCAAGCAACAATAGTGTTCCCTATTCTATTGTATCTATTTCTGGAACTAACAACTGGATGTCGATCTGGTCTAATGATAGAAGTAAAATGGATTTTAGTCGTGATTTTGAAGGAAGAATGTATATAAATTTTGGTAAGGGTGGTTCAGATGGAATTGCTTTTGTCATGCATAATGATCGAACCAAAACAAGAGCTTTGACTGGCGCTCAGACAAGTGCTGATGGTCAAAATATGGGTGTCTATGGTTCTGCTAAATCTCAAAAAGGAACACCTTTTATCGGAACAGATACATTTCCATACACAAAAGCAGTACAAAATTCAGTGGCTATTGAATTTGATTTATATCAAAATACGAATGATACGAATGCTTTTGACATCAATGTATTTTCACAGCCGCATGTAGCTTATACATACCCAGGAGACTCAAAAGAAGGATATCAACCTATGGATTCAAAACTATCAGATATAAATGAATGGTTTTATGGTGGTTTTGGTGGCATGGTAAAGTCTGAAGCTATGGGTCGTGTCATTCATAGAGATGATAGAAATATGAATGATGGTGTGGTAACAAATAATATCACAGATGGAACATGGTATGAATTTCGTTACCGTTTTAATAGAGCAGCTCGTAATTTCGATTATTGTTTTGTGAATCCAACTACAAAAAAGAGGTCAGAAATAACAACAATTAAGTTAAGTAATTTAGATGCCAAACTAAAATTATCTGAAAATAATCAAAAAGCTTATTGGGGATTCACAGGTGCGAATGGGATCAATGGTGGAGAAATTAAAGTCGCCTTTACTCAACCGCCAGTCGAACTTTTTGGTCACTTGAGTAGTCATGTTTATAACAAAGATAATCAATTGGTAAGTTTGAATGAAGACGCCTCTGAGGCAGAAATTAAAGCGGCAAACTATGTTAAGTCAGGAGATACTTTTAAAGTTAGTTCTGAATTTAATATAGGTGCTATTGAGAGACCGATAACAGTTGATTCATGGGAAACCAGTTTAGATCCAAAAATAGTAGATATATCTGAATCTGATATAGTGAAAAATCCGACTATTACTAAAAGTGATGGCACTAAGTATAGTGTGACTGTTAAAGAAAAGACAGCTAGAAATGGAAAAATTAAATTTAAGTTGGATAAACCGTTAAAAATCACAGCTTCAGATAAATTTACTCTTTCTTATGAAACAAAAGTAAATAAAGCAATTAAGGATGATTATCTAGCTAATGTTGAGTCATCCGTGTTTATTGTTGAAGAAGGAACAACGATTGTAGATACTATTTCTGCAAAAACAAAGCTTTTTATGGTGAAAAAAGGAAATACTCCAACTAAATTATCTTGGGAATTGGATAAAGAGGTCAAACAGAAAAATGAATTTCGAGATAAAGTTGAATTAGATAAAGATAACTATTCTATCCCATTTTATTATAAAGACCCTGATCAAAATGATCGAATTAAAATAGATGTTTTAAAAGATAATAAAAAAATAGCTTCTACAGATATGTTTACGACGACGGGTGAAAATAAGTATTTGAAAAAAACAATTGATGTACCAACAGCTGAACTTAATTATGGTAGTAATCAACTAGTACTTAAAGTTTATGAAGTAGACCAAGCAGGTAATTTAAGCGAGGTAATGGATCAGTTAGAGCTAGAAATTAAACTCACAGGATCCTTAGTATTTAAAGAAGCACCCGAATTATTGTCTTGGACAAAGATGATCCCTTATGAAACAAAAGGAGTATTAAGTCGGGATAAGGCTAATAAAATGAAATTATCAGTGAGTGATAGTCGAGAAGAGAAAAATAAATCGTGGTCGATTAGAGCGAAAACTGAAAATACAAGTCGTGAAACGGTGCCTTTTGATTTTGTTTGGAAAGACAATGCTTCTTCTGATATCCAAAGATTGGGAGCAGAGTCAAGAATTGTTATGAATCAAGATTCGATTAAGCCTGCTAATTATTTATATACAAAAGAGTGGCAGTCAGATATGGGCTTACTGCTTGAAAGTCATGACTATTTACCAATTAAAAATTATAGTGAAAAGGTAAAAATTGTTTGGCAGCTTTTCGATACAGAGAGTCCAGAATAG
- a CDS encoding MerR family transcriptional regulator — translation MESLNIKEVSEMYGISSHIIRHYEKIGLIEPKRLKNNYRCFSFKEICQLNIIRDLRTLGVPLNDIKLYLDKRSFSETKKMLEDNLTKLNEEFELIKKQKKGIEHRLQVMNQLSGIEKKVDKWTIELIERTKEYAYVREGIHTLSSYEAFVEFFEEEKRLLLSDISEIEDLYTFNLMGSMITTDKKELSYQGLFFIARQKTKVGNLLEIPSGQFISLFYRGSYEKTKEMVNEIKKYADERSLKISEPFMTFHLIDFNHTLNEENYLTNIVVKIQN, via the coding sequence GTGGAGAGTTTAAATATAAAAGAGGTTTCAGAAATGTATGGTATTTCTAGTCATATCATTAGACATTATGAAAAAATTGGTTTGATAGAACCAAAACGTTTAAAAAATAATTATCGATGTTTTTCTTTCAAAGAAATTTGTCAATTGAATATAATTAGAGATCTAAGAACCCTAGGAGTTCCTCTGAATGACATTAAGCTTTACTTGGATAAGCGAAGTTTTTCCGAGACAAAAAAGATGTTAGAAGATAATTTGACTAAGTTAAATGAAGAGTTTGAATTGATTAAAAAGCAAAAAAAAGGTATAGAACATCGACTTCAAGTTATGAATCAACTATCAGGTATTGAGAAAAAAGTTGATAAATGGACAATTGAATTGATTGAAAGAACTAAAGAATATGCTTATGTTAGAGAGGGGATACACACGCTATCTTCTTATGAAGCGTTTGTAGAATTTTTTGAGGAAGAAAAAAGACTTCTACTATCGGATATATCAGAGATCGAAGATTTGTATACCTTTAATTTAATGGGATCAATGATTACAACTGACAAAAAAGAGTTAAGTTACCAAGGTCTTTTTTTTATAGCGCGTCAAAAAACAAAGGTTGGAAATTTACTAGAGATTCCTTCAGGTCAGTTTATTTCGTTATTTTATAGAGGGAGTTATGAAAAAACAAAAGAAATGGTCAATGAAATTAAAAAATATGCGGATGAAAGATCACTTAAAATATCAGAACCTTTTATGACTTTTCATCTTATTGATTTCAATCATACGCTAAATGAAGAAAATTATCTTACTAATATTGTTGTCAAAATTCAAAATTAA
- a CDS encoding FAD-dependent oxidoreductase, translated as MKIVVIGCTHAGTSAVKNILSNNPEAEVLVYERNNNISFLSCGIALYVGGVVKNAQDLFYSNPAELASLGAEVKMEHSVTSIDTVGKSVTAKNLNTGEFETASYDKLVMTTGSWPIVPPIPGIQSDNILLCKNFNQANEIIAKADDAKKIVVVGGGYIGIELVEAFVESGKEVTLIDGLDRILNKYLDQSFTDKLESELKERGVKIALGENVQSFDTDATGKVSKVHTPSQSFDADMVIMCVGFMPTTELLKDKVDMLPNGAIIVDKFMKTSNPDIFAAGDSAVVHYNPTQQPSYIPLATNAVRQGMLVGTNIKEDKLAYRGTQGTSGLYLFGWKIGSTGMTIESAKQAGIDADFAYLEDNYRPEFMPTTENVMMQLVFEKQTKRILGAQLMSKYDITQSANTLSLAIQNNMTVEDLALTDFFFQPHFDRPWNYLNLLAQEALKK; from the coding sequence ATGAAAATTGTAGTTATCGGTTGTACCCATGCAGGAACATCTGCTGTTAAAAATATTTTAAGTAATAACCCTGAGGCAGAGGTACTTGTTTATGAAAGAAACAATAATATTTCTTTCCTATCATGTGGGATTGCCCTTTATGTTGGTGGCGTTGTTAAAAATGCCCAAGATTTATTTTATTCAAATCCTGCTGAGTTAGCATCTCTAGGTGCAGAGGTTAAAATGGAGCATAGTGTGACATCCATTGACACTGTTGGTAAATCAGTTACCGCTAAAAACTTAAACACTGGAGAATTTGAAACAGCAAGTTATGACAAATTAGTTATGACGACTGGTTCATGGCCAATTGTACCACCAATCCCTGGTATTCAATCAGACAATATTTTACTGTGTAAAAACTTTAATCAAGCCAATGAAATCATTGCTAAAGCTGATGATGCGAAGAAAATCGTCGTTGTTGGTGGCGGCTATATTGGGATTGAATTAGTCGAAGCTTTTGTAGAGTCTGGTAAAGAAGTAACATTAATCGACGGTTTAGACCGTATTTTAAATAAATATTTAGATCAATCATTTACTGATAAATTAGAATCTGAATTAAAAGAACGTGGCGTTAAGATTGCTTTAGGTGAAAATGTTCAATCATTTGATACAGACGCAACTGGTAAAGTCAGTAAAGTTCATACACCAAGCCAATCATTCGATGCTGACATGGTAATTATGTGTGTTGGATTTATGCCAACAACTGAACTTTTAAAAGACAAAGTTGATATGTTACCAAATGGTGCGATCATTGTTGATAAATTTATGAAAACAAGCAATCCTGATATTTTTGCTGCAGGCGACAGTGCAGTGGTTCACTACAACCCAACACAACAACCAAGCTATATTCCACTTGCAACCAACGCTGTAAGACAAGGAATGTTAGTCGGTACAAATATCAAAGAAGATAAGCTCGCTTACCGCGGAACACAAGGAACTTCCGGTCTTTACCTATTCGGTTGGAAAATCGGTTCAACAGGTATGACCATTGAATCAGCAAAACAAGCTGGTATTGATGCTGACTTTGCTTACCTTGAAGATAACTACCGTCCAGAATTCATGCCAACAACTGAAAACGTGATGATGCAACTTGTTTTTGAAAAACAAACAAAACGTATCCTTGGTGCGCAACTTATGTCTAAATACGACATTACACAATCCGCGAATACGTTGTCACTTGCTATTCAAAACAATATGACCGTTGAAGATTTAGCTTTAACAGACTTCTTCTTCCAACCTCATTTTGATCGTCCGTGGAACTACTTAAACCTGCTAGCACAAGAAGCATTGAAAAAATAA
- a CDS encoding VOC family protein, producing the protein MKTIELGAVSLNVKNLEKQKEFYQNTIGLYIIEESDKKVDLGIEGMKDILVSLVDTKEEIPQEKMTGLYHLALLLPTRKALGGILRHLLAIKAPLIGASDHGYSEALYLQDPEGNGIEIYRDKERSQWDIKENGQIKGVTFEMDAEGVLAEGSELLSKMPIGTKMGHVHLSVADFEANETFYRDILGFQLTDDLGGYARFFGMDGYHHHIGTNNWLGTGLKQPKLETPGINHYEIVWETEEVFQQVRKTLNVSGKELLNETPKQFEILDPNGIMITMILK; encoded by the coding sequence ATGAAAACAATCGAACTAGGAGCAGTCTCATTAAACGTTAAAAACTTAGAAAAACAAAAAGAATTTTATCAAAACACAATTGGTCTTTATATAATAGAAGAAAGTGATAAAAAAGTTGATTTAGGAATCGAAGGAATGAAGGATATTTTAGTTTCTTTAGTTGATACAAAAGAGGAGATACCTCAAGAAAAAATGACTGGCTTGTACCATTTAGCACTCTTATTACCAACAAGAAAAGCCTTAGGTGGTATCTTACGTCATTTACTAGCAATCAAAGCTCCTTTAATTGGTGCTTCTGATCATGGCTATAGTGAAGCTTTGTACCTGCAAGATCCGGAAGGAAATGGCATTGAAATTTACCGAGATAAAGAACGGAGTCAGTGGGATATTAAAGAAAATGGTCAAATAAAAGGTGTCACTTTTGAAATGGATGCTGAGGGTGTTTTAGCAGAAGGTTCAGAATTACTATCTAAAATGCCAATTGGTACTAAAATGGGGCATGTTCACTTAAGTGTTGCTGATTTTGAAGCGAATGAAACTTTCTATCGTGACATTCTTGGTTTTCAACTAACAGATGATTTAGGTGGTTATGCAAGATTCTTTGGAATGGATGGCTATCATCATCATATTGGGACAAACAATTGGTTAGGAACAGGGTTAAAACAACCTAAACTAGAAACACCTGGAATTAATCATTATGAAATCGTTTGGGAGACAGAAGAAGTCTTTCAACAAGTTAGAAAAACTCTGAATGTATCAGGTAAAGAGTTACTTAATGAAACGCCGAAACAGTTTGAAATATTAGATCCAAACGGAATTATGATCACGATGATTCTAAAATAA
- a CDS encoding LysM peptidoglycan-binding domain-containing protein produces MKSLKTILFGTTAALGLGFFGTSALADTLYTVKSGDTLSKISNEFAGNNSLVQQIAKENNINDVNLIHVGQQLTIRTNGEVAPVQETQPAVEAAPTQEVQQEVAVQPEATTSYSGDSSSAKEWIAQKESGGSYTASNGYHVGRYQLDPNYLNGDYSAENQERVADKYVADRYGSWENAQSFWMSNGWY; encoded by the coding sequence ATGAAATCACTAAAAACAATTTTATTTGGAACGACTGCTGCATTAGGATTAGGATTCTTCGGAACTAGCGCTTTAGCTGATACTTTATATACAGTAAAATCAGGAGATACTTTATCAAAAATCTCAAATGAATTTGCAGGCAACAATAGTCTAGTACAACAAATTGCAAAAGAAAATAATATTAACGATGTTAACTTAATTCATGTAGGACAACAATTAACTATTAGAACAAACGGTGAGGTTGCACCTGTACAAGAAACTCAACCAGCAGTAGAAGCTGCTCCAACTCAAGAAGTTCAACAAGAAGTAGCAGTACAACCAGAAGCGACAACTTCATACTCAGGTGACTCATCAAGCGCTAAGGAATGGATTGCACAAAAAGAATCAGGCGGTAGCTATACAGCATCAAATGGATACCACGTGGGACGTTACCAATTAGATCCAAACTACTTAAATGGTGACTACTCTGCTGAAAACCAAGAACGTGTTGCAGACAAATATGTTGCTGATCGTTACGGTTCATGGGAAAATGCTCAAAGCTTCTGGATGAGTAATGGTTGGTATTAA
- a CDS encoding amidohydrolase: protein MATLIKNAHILTMDDQLTEYECGFLLIEDSQIKMIGEMSKLAVDSESMEVVDAKGGLLLPGFINLHTHLGMIPFRSLGDDTPDRLRRFLFPLEQVMTPELVAASSEYAMAELMLSGTTTFSDMYYFEDVVAKSCEKMKMRGFVGQTIIDMTTCDYRTAAEAIEGCREFINGWQNHELVTPMIAPHATNTNRVEDFKSIVALSLETGAPIMMHVSEMDYELTEIKEAYGFSPVEFLNELGFLDCHLIMAHGILLSDSEIELLSNARGLVSVAHCIGANTKSAKGVAPIKSLLEKGVCVGLGTDGPSSGNTLDMFTQMRMMANFQKTHLRDRSAFPAKEIVKLATYGGAKALGLDGKIGSLEVGKQADITLIETNSVNMFPIFDSYSAIVYSANASNVESTWINGVQVVSNHELVEQNLKTLREGLDSCMVEFREEVSKINKTEADI from the coding sequence ATGGCAACACTTATTAAAAATGCGCATATATTAACGATGGATGACCAGTTGACAGAGTATGAATGTGGCTTTTTGTTAATTGAAGATAGTCAGATTAAAATGATTGGTGAGATGAGTAAGTTAGCTGTAGATTCAGAAAGTATGGAAGTTGTAGACGCTAAAGGCGGTTTATTGTTGCCTGGATTTATTAATTTACACACCCATCTAGGCATGATTCCTTTTCGTTCTTTAGGAGATGATACACCAGATAGATTACGCCGCTTTTTATTTCCACTAGAGCAAGTTATGACACCTGAGTTGGTCGCTGCCAGCAGTGAGTATGCTATGGCTGAGTTGATGTTATCAGGGACGACAACATTTTCAGACATGTATTATTTTGAAGACGTAGTGGCTAAAAGCTGCGAGAAAATGAAAATGCGTGGGTTTGTGGGACAAACGATTATTGACATGACAACCTGTGATTATCGAACAGCAGCAGAAGCAATTGAGGGATGTCGAGAGTTTATAAATGGGTGGCAAAATCATGAACTAGTGACACCAATGATTGCCCCTCATGCGACGAATACGAATAGGGTTGAAGACTTTAAATCAATTGTGGCTTTAAGTTTAGAGACAGGCGCACCGATTATGATGCACGTTTCAGAGATGGATTACGAGTTAACTGAAATTAAAGAAGCTTACGGATTTTCACCTGTTGAGTTTTTAAATGAGTTAGGCTTTTTGGACTGTCACTTAATTATGGCTCACGGTATTTTGCTAAGTGACTCAGAAATAGAGCTGTTATCAAATGCTAGAGGCTTAGTTAGTGTGGCGCATTGTATTGGTGCTAACACTAAGTCTGCTAAAGGGGTGGCGCCAATTAAGTCTTTACTGGAAAAGGGTGTTTGTGTCGGTCTAGGAACCGATGGACCAAGTAGTGGTAACACCTTAGATATGTTTACTCAAATGCGAATGATGGCGAATTTCCAAAAAACACACTTAAGGGACCGATCAGCGTTTCCAGCCAAAGAAATAGTCAAGCTAGCAACGTATGGTGGTGCTAAGGCATTAGGACTTGATGGTAAAATTGGGAGCTTAGAAGTTGGGAAACAAGCAGATATCACATTGATTGAAACGAACTCAGTCAATATGTTTCCAATTTTTGATTCCTATTCAGCAATTGTCTACTCAGCTAATGCAAGCAATGTGGAAAGTACGTGGATAAACGGTGTACAAGTAGTTTCTAATCATGAGTTAGTGGAACAAAACTTAAAGACCTTACGTGAAGGTTTAGATAGTTGTATGGTTGAATTTAGAGAAGAAGTAAGTAAAATAAATAAAACAGAGGCCGACATTTAA